One Actinomycetota bacterium DNA segment encodes these proteins:
- a CDS encoding HD domain-containing phosphohydrolase: MTREKVKGRYGLRGQFLIVLLVAVLFLTVLLVVGELIVPDWLVQRAGDNTAGLAAVAAGRVSQALRQNASAMERLAALPGIVTMDPAQQTPVMALAEATNPEIKEMFVIDANGVIIAATPEHPSYAAGRNFSNAEYFRKPMEMGKPFFSDVFIEGRDVQIVVSAPIKQADGTHSGTLNSVLSMSAGVVAEYLKNLDIGQSGYAVLVDRRGSLVWHPDETRVVKQENIRGFVAVKNVVAGETGSETGGLGGEGTIAGYVPVKATGLGLLIVRPIEEALPDLLLMRLVVVSIYVIGILLAVLMFWHGSGVVLKPIRMITEGLDQASAGQYDVEIEVKKPREMAELAASFNQLVRLTVTSNDVSRTLNSLADISEIEKYVLNKMDRIFQTEASAIVRFNEQGQLRIHASRGFPAERVDAHNLLNTGLDGMIYMFGQDAVTKLSKGDRVLLETDQVKALKTIAPEGEIKYIYLFPLLVAKKLDGVLMALSSSETPFTEESVNIVSGLVDQVSAAVHRSDLYERLYQSYAQTTKAISRAIDAKDPYKQGHSEGVAEIAVKIAKKMGLSVDAVHGVEIAAYLHDVGKIGLSEDLLNKPAQLSEEEKEQIRQHPGLGVSILEPIDFPWPVLGAVGHHHERFDGEGYPDSLAGDKIPLEGRILAVADAYESMVSDRPYRSALETDDIVKEFTKESGRQFDSGAVSALLGVIQDEIKEEPSAAEAISQEPLDGLPEVATVEVSEEEQGQEISFESAEAHEALEDEPAEGQDILPLTEKADE, encoded by the coding sequence ATGACTCGGGAAAAAGTCAAAGGCCGCTATGGGCTAAGAGGGCAGTTTCTAATCGTCCTGCTCGTAGCGGTCTTATTCTTGACTGTCTTATTGGTTGTTGGGGAGCTAATTGTTCCGGATTGGCTTGTCCAACGCGCCGGCGATAATACGGCCGGTTTGGCGGCCGTTGCCGCGGGTAGGGTAAGCCAGGCTTTACGACAAAACGCGTCGGCCATGGAAAGGCTGGCGGCTTTGCCGGGTATAGTAACCATGGATCCGGCCCAACAAACCCCGGTAATGGCTTTGGCCGAGGCAACAAACCCAGAAATCAAAGAGATGTTCGTCATCGACGCGAACGGCGTGATTATAGCGGCAACGCCGGAGCACCCTTCCTACGCGGCCGGACGAAATTTCAGCAACGCTGAATATTTTCGCAAGCCCATGGAAATGGGCAAACCGTTTTTCTCCGATGTCTTTATCGAAGGCCGCGATGTCCAAATAGTTGTCTCGGCGCCTATCAAGCAGGCTGACGGAACCCATAGTGGTACCCTTAACAGCGTTTTGTCGATGAGCGCCGGCGTCGTGGCCGAGTATCTTAAGAATTTAGATATCGGCCAAAGCGGGTACGCCGTTTTGGTCGATCGCCGGGGTTCGCTTGTCTGGCATCCCGACGAGACCCGCGTCGTCAAGCAAGAGAACATTCGCGGTTTCGTCGCGGTTAAAAATGTAGTGGCCGGAGAAACAGGGAGCGAAACCGGAGGCCTGGGGGGCGAGGGGACGATTGCCGGATACGTTCCGGTTAAAGCCACGGGCTTAGGTCTTCTGATTGTGAGACCGATCGAAGAGGCGCTGCCGGATCTTCTGTTGATGCGGTTAGTCGTTGTCTCGATCTACGTGATAGGTATCCTGTTGGCCGTGCTGATGTTCTGGCATGGTTCGGGCGTTGTCTTAAAGCCCATTCGCATGATTACGGAAGGCCTAGATCAGGCATCCGCGGGACAATATGACGTTGAAATTGAGGTCAAAAAGCCCCGCGAGATGGCTGAACTGGCGGCCTCTTTTAATCAGTTGGTCAGACTGACGGTTACCTCCAATGATGTCAGCCGGACGTTGAATAGCCTGGCCGATATAAGCGAAATCGAGAAATACGTCTTGAACAAAATGGACAGGATATTTCAGACCGAGGCAAGCGCCATTGTCCGCTTCAACGAACAAGGACAACTTCGAATCCATGCCTCGCGCGGATTCCCGGCCGAACGGGTTGACGCCCATAATCTGCTGAATACCGGTCTGGACGGAATGATCTATATGTTCGGCCAAGACGCGGTCACCAAGTTGTCTAAGGGCGACCGGGTGCTTCTGGAAACTGATCAGGTCAAAGCCCTTAAGACCATCGCCCCCGAGGGCGAAATCAAATATATTTATCTTTTTCCGCTGCTGGTGGCCAAGAAGTTGGATGGTGTGTTAATGGCCCTAAGCTCGTCTGAGACGCCCTTCACTGAGGAAAGCGTGAACATTGTCAGCGGTCTGGTTGACCAGGTTTCAGCCGCCGTTCATCGAAGCGATTTATATGAACGTCTATACCAGAGTTACGCCCAGACGACGAAAGCCATCTCCCGGGCTATTGACGCGAAGGACCCGTACAAGCAGGGCCATTCCGAAGGCGTCGCGGAGATAGCCGTAAAAATCGCCAAGAAAATGGGCTTGAGTGTGGACGCTGTCCACGGTGTAGAGATCGCCGCGTATCTTCACGATGTAGGGAAAATCGGCCTGAGCGAAGATCTCTTAAATAAGCCTGCTCAGCTGTCGGAAGAAGAGAAGGAACAGATCCGTCAGCATCCAGGCCTGGGTGTTTCTATCCTTGAGCCGATCGATTTCCCCTGGCCGGTTCTGGGGGCGGTGGGACACCATCATGAAAGGTTTGACGGAGAGGGCTACCCCGACAGTCTCGCCGGTGATAAGATTCCGCTGGAAGGCAGGATTCTGGCGGTCGCCGACGCCTATGAATCCATGGTATCGGACCGTCCGTACCGGTCAGCCCTGGAAACAGATGATATCGTAAAGGAATTCACCAAGGAATCAGGCCGGCAGTTCGATTCTGGTGCCGTGTCGGCGCTATTAGGCGTCATTCAAGATGAAATCAAAGAAGAACCGTCGGCCGCCGAAGCGATTTCCCAGGAACCGTTAGACGGCTTGCCGGAAGTCGCCACCGTTGAAGTCTCTGAAGAAGAACAGGGGCAAGAGATATCGTTTGAAAGCGCGGAAGCGCACGAAGCTCTCGAGGACGAACCAGCGGAAGGGCAGGATATATTGCCGTTGACTGAAAAGGCGGACGAATAG
- a CDS encoding aspartate kinase, translating to MAIVVQKFGGSSVANIERLKNVAERVVKQKEAGDKVVVVVSALGDTTNELLEKAHAITKNPSVREMDVLLATGEQISIALLAMAIQALGHDAISFSGSQAGIVTDTSHTKAKIVDIKTDRLLKELNKGNIVIVAGFQGATVDHDTTTLGRGGSDLTAIALAARLKAASCDIFTDVEGVFTTDPRLVKEARKLPMISYEEMLEMAASGAQVMQLRAVEYARNYGVPIHVRSSFSENPGTIIKGEKDMLEKPIISGISYDASQAKVTILDVPDKPGIAAKVFSALAKDGVNVDTIIQNVSAAGFTDISFTVERDNLKAAKATVENLVPALGAKGSLYDADMATVSLIGAGMKTHPGVAADMFGVLSKNKINIEMISTSPIKISCVIKKDQAGMAVKELHKHFKLDKG from the coding sequence GTGGCTATCGTAGTTCAGAAATTCGGCGGGAGTTCCGTCGCCAATATAGAGAGACTAAAGAATGTCGCCGAACGCGTCGTCAAACAGAAGGAAGCCGGCGATAAAGTCGTCGTTGTGGTGTCGGCGCTGGGCGATACGACCAACGAGCTGTTAGAGAAGGCACACGCTATCACCAAGAATCCCAGCGTGCGGGAAATGGACGTATTGCTGGCGACAGGTGAGCAGATTTCCATCGCGCTTCTGGCCATGGCCATACAAGCGCTCGGACACGACGCCATATCCTTCTCCGGCAGTCAAGCTGGTATCGTTACCGATACCAGCCATACCAAAGCCAAGATTGTAGACATTAAGACCGACCGGCTGTTGAAAGAGCTTAACAAGGGTAATATCGTTATAGTCGCCGGTTTTCAAGGAGCGACGGTCGACCACGATACGACGACGCTCGGTCGCGGCGGGTCGGACTTGACCGCCATTGCGCTGGCGGCCAGGCTGAAAGCCGCGTCATGTGATATTTTCACCGACGTCGAGGGTGTGTTTACCACTGACCCGCGGCTGGTTAAAGAAGCTCGCAAACTGCCGATGATCTCGTACGAAGAGATGCTGGAAATGGCGGCCAGCGGGGCTCAGGTTATGCAGCTAAGGGCAGTTGAATACGCGAGAAACTACGGGGTGCCGATCCACGTCCGATCGAGCTTTTCGGAAAATCCCGGCACTATTATCAAGGGGGAAAAGGACATGTTGGAGAAGCCGATTATCAGCGGTATATCATATGACGCCAGCCAGGCTAAAGTAACGATTCTAGACGTGCCGGACAAACCGGGTATTGCCGCCAAGGTTTTTAGCGCTTTGGCCAAAGACGGCGTAAATGTGGACACGATCATCCAGAATGTCAGCGCCGCTGGTTTCACCGACATCTCGTTCACCGTCGAAAGAGACAACCTCAAAGCGGCCAAAGCGACCGTTGAGAACCTGGTCCCGGCGCTGGGCGCGAAAGGTTCATTGTATGACGCCGACATGGCGACCGTGTCGCTTATCGGCGCTGGCATGAAGACGCATCCCGGTGTGGCGGCGGACATGTTCGGCGTCCTCTCAAAGAACAAAATAAACATTGAGATGATATCGACCTCTCCGATTAAGATATCCTGTGTCATCAAAAAAGATCAGGCAGGAATGGCCGTCAAAGAGCTGCACAAGCACTTCAAACTCGACAAAGGTTAA
- the porA gene encoding pyruvate ferredoxin oxidoreductase, with translation MPEIKAITGDVAVAEAMKAVEPDVVGVYPITPQTIIVEAYAEYVARGEVATEFVPAESEHSAMSICVGAAAAGARTMTCTSSQGLALMWEVLPIASGLRLPIVMFDVNRSISAPINIHCDHSDTMGARDTGWVQIFAENAQEAYDNFIQAVRIAEHQDVQLPVMCMMDGFVISHAIQRVEVLEADKVKKFVGTWKAEHPLLDIDNPVTVGAFDGLGGWFFEYKKAQMDALANAKQVTLDVAKDYAKLSGREYGLFEAYKMDDAEFAIMVIGSTAGTTKTVVDSLRNEGVKAGLLKIRLYRPFPAEEIAAAIKNCKAVAVLDRSPGYVDLGGPVFEDVQSALYQAGVLLPLVNYIYGLGGRDILVGHLRSVYEDLANIAKTGKTGQLVRHLGIKE, from the coding sequence ATGCCGGAAATTAAAGCAATCACCGGTGACGTCGCTGTCGCCGAAGCAATGAAAGCAGTCGAGCCGGACGTGGTCGGGGTTTATCCGATCACCCCACAGACGATCATCGTCGAAGCCTATGCCGAGTATGTCGCGCGAGGCGAGGTGGCGACGGAATTCGTGCCCGCCGAAAGCGAGCATTCAGCGATGAGTATATGCGTCGGCGCGGCCGCGGCCGGAGCCAGGACAATGACTTGCACGAGTTCGCAGGGATTAGCGCTGATGTGGGAAGTCCTCCCAATCGCGTCAGGACTGCGTTTGCCGATCGTCATGTTCGACGTCAACCGGTCCATCAGCGCCCCCATCAATATCCATTGCGATCACTCCGACACGATGGGAGCGCGGGACACGGGTTGGGTACAGATCTTCGCGGAAAACGCCCAGGAAGCTTACGACAACTTCATCCAGGCGGTCAGGATCGCCGAACACCAGGATGTTCAGTTGCCGGTTATGTGCATGATGGACGGATTCGTCATCTCCCACGCGATTCAGCGCGTCGAGGTGCTGGAAGCCGATAAGGTTAAGAAGTTTGTCGGCACCTGGAAGGCGGAACACCCCTTGCTTGATATCGACAATCCCGTTACGGTCGGCGCGTTTGACGGCTTGGGCGGCTGGTTCTTTGAGTACAAGAAGGCGCAGATGGACGCCCTGGCGAATGCCAAGCAAGTAACCCTGGACGTAGCCAAAGATTATGCCAAATTGTCTGGCCGGGAATACGGACTGTTTGAGGCATACAAGATGGACGACGCGGAGTTCGCCATTATGGTTATCGGCTCGACGGCCGGGACCACCAAGACGGTTGTCGACAGTTTGCGAAACGAAGGCGTCAAGGCCGGCTTGCTGAAGATCAGGCTCTATCGGCCTTTCCCGGCGGAGGAAATCGCCGCCGCCATCAAGAACTGTAAAGCGGTCGCCGTTTTGGACCGTTCACCCGGATACGTCGACCTTGGCGGACCGGTTTTTGAGGACGTCCAATCGGCGTTGTACCAGGCGGGCGTATTGCTGCCCTTGGTCAATTACATATACGGCCTCGGCGGGCGCGACATCCTGGTCGGCCATCTACGGTCCGTTTACGAAGACTTAGCGAACATCGCCAAGACGGGCAAGACCGGTCAATTGGTCCGCCACCTAGGCATAAAGGAGTAA
- a CDS encoding thiamine pyrophosphate-dependent enzyme: protein MVATIKELSQKQDILSPGHRLCAGCGASIVVRMILKSSKKPVIVASATGCLEVSTTIYPFTAWRSPFIHNAFENASATISGVEAAYQAWLKQGKMKEEVNFVCFGGDGGTYDIGFQSLSGAFERGHNFVYVCYDNEAYMNTGIQRSGATPMGAWTTTSEVGKAQAGKRVHRKNLTEIMAAHGGYVAQASPSHWRDLVGKAEKAFEYNGPAFINVLAPCPRGWRFPSDQTIEFARQAVETKYWPLYEVMEGEHKITYQPKKEIPVAEWLSPQGRFKHLLKDENKNVVEELQAQVDRDWAKLEKLSGV from the coding sequence ATGGTCGCCACAATAAAAGAACTTTCGCAGAAACAAGACATCCTCTCCCCGGGCCATCGCCTATGCGCCGGTTGCGGGGCGTCGATCGTCGTGAGGATGATTCTTAAGTCCTCCAAGAAACCGGTCATAGTGGCGTCGGCCACCGGCTGCCTGGAGGTTTCGACCACCATTTATCCGTTTACCGCCTGGAGGAGTCCCTTTATCCATAACGCGTTTGAAAACGCGTCGGCGACAATCTCGGGAGTAGAGGCCGCTTATCAGGCTTGGCTAAAGCAGGGCAAAATGAAGGAAGAGGTCAACTTCGTCTGCTTCGGCGGCGACGGTGGCACCTACGACATCGGGTTCCAGTCGTTGAGCGGCGCTTTCGAAAGGGGCCATAATTTCGTTTACGTCTGCTATGACAACGAGGCCTACATGAACACGGGTATTCAGAGAAGCGGAGCGACACCGATGGGCGCTTGGACTACGACTTCCGAAGTCGGCAAGGCGCAAGCGGGCAAACGCGTGCACCGAAAGAATCTGACCGAGATTATGGCCGCCCATGGTGGATACGTTGCCCAGGCGAGTCCCAGCCACTGGCGAGATCTTGTCGGTAAAGCCGAGAAGGCTTTTGAGTATAACGGCCCGGCGTTTATTAACGTATTGGCGCCATGCCCGCGGGGCTGGCGGTTCCCGTCAGACCAGACCATCGAGTTCGCCCGGCAGGCCGTCGAGACGAAGTACTGGCCGTTATATGAGGTCATGGAAGGCGAACATAAGATAACGTACCAGCCCAAGAAAGAGATACCGGTGGCGGAATGGCTGTCGCCGCAGGGACGATTCAAGCACCTGCTGAAAGACGAGAACAAAAACGTCGTAGAAGAATTGCAGGCGCAAGTCGATAGGGACTGGGCAAAACTGGAAAAGCTCTCGGGCGTGTAA
- a CDS encoding 2-oxoacid:acceptor oxidoreductase family protein encodes MSELCEIRWHGRGGQGVVTAAQLLAQSALVEGKHFQSFPEFGPERMGAPIRAFSRVSADQINLYCNVDNPNMVVVLDPTLIGQVNLTEGLAEGGAVIVNTLEDPAAVKKKLGVKNGKVFTVDASKIAKEEIGRAIPNTPMLGALIKASGVLNLDTVSKHLRDSFGGKFSPEVVEGNVKALTRAYEEVRAA; translated from the coding sequence ATGTCGGAATTATGTGAGATTCGCTGGCACGGCCGGGGCGGCCAAGGCGTCGTCACCGCCGCCCAGCTGTTGGCCCAATCGGCGCTGGTCGAGGGTAAGCATTTCCAGTCGTTTCCGGAATTTGGGCCGGAACGGATGGGAGCGCCGATCCGCGCCTTCAGCCGGGTTAGCGCGGACCAAATCAATTTGTACTGCAACGTCGACAACCCGAATATGGTCGTCGTGTTGGACCCGACTCTTATCGGGCAGGTTAATTTGACCGAGGGACTGGCCGAGGGAGGCGCCGTAATCGTCAACACGTTGGAAGACCCTGCCGCCGTCAAGAAAAAATTAGGAGTAAAAAACGGCAAGGTGTTCACGGTTGACGCTTCGAAGATCGCTAAGGAAGAGATCGGCCGGGCGATTCCCAACACCCCGATGCTGGGAGCGCTTATCAAGGCCAGCGGCGTGCTCAACCTGGATACAGTTTCCAAGCACCTGCGCGATTCTTTCGGCGGCAAGTTCTCGCCGGAAGTCGTTGAGGGCAACGTAAAGGCGCTGACCAGAGCGTATGAAGAGGTGAGGGCGGCATGA
- a CDS encoding 4Fe-4S binding protein: MSKKWDYKNINAKNIPRGAVIPAGGTAEDYETGGWRTKHPECDFDKCIHCLFCYMYCPDSAVIVKDGKLVGFDLKHCKGCGICAVECPKDAIDMENG, encoded by the coding sequence ATGAGCAAGAAGTGGGATTATAAGAATATAAACGCCAAGAACATCCCGCGCGGAGCGGTTATCCCGGCGGGAGGCACGGCCGAAGATTACGAGACGGGCGGCTGGCGCACAAAACACCCGGAGTGCGATTTCGATAAGTGCATACATTGTCTTTTCTGCTATATGTATTGCCCGGATTCCGCGGTTATCGTTAAAGACGGCAAGCTGGTCGGTTTCGACCTTAAGCACTGTAAAGGTTGCGGCATTTGCGCGGTCGAGTGCCCCAAGGACGCGATCGACATGGAAAACGGATAG
- a CDS encoding YbaB/EbfC family nucleoid-associated protein, with product MKVNYNQMMKQAQKMQQDMAKAQENLKNETVEATSGGGMVKVTANGQGDILAIEIKPEAVDPDDVEMLQDMVLVAVNEAGEQARELQAALMQKMTGGMNIPGLM from the coding sequence ATGAAGGTTAATTACAACCAGATGATGAAGCAAGCGCAAAAAATGCAGCAAGATATGGCCAAAGCCCAGGAGAACTTGAAGAATGAGACCGTCGAGGCGACCTCAGGCGGAGGAATGGTAAAGGTCACCGCCAACGGTCAGGGCGATATTCTGGCAATCGAGATCAAACCCGAAGCCGTTGATCCGGACGACGTGGAAATGCTGCAGGACATGGTGCTGGTCGCCGTCAACGAGGCGGGGGAGCAAGCCCGCGAGCTGCAGGCCGCACTGATGCAGAAGATGACCGGCGGCATGAACATACCAGGATTGATGTAG
- the recR gene encoding recombination mediator RecR — MYATPISDLIDQLNKLPGIGPKSAQRLAFYLLKVSRDDAEGLAEAIVHLKDKVKFCPVCFNMTDEPLCEYCRDSRRDDSLICVVEEPRDIVAMERTGEFHGRYHVLGAAISPIDGIGPEDLRIKELLKRLEDGKVKEIIIATNPNIEGEATAMYLTKLIRPLDITVTRLASGLPVGGDLEYADEVTLGSALRGRREMPE; from the coding sequence ATGTACGCTACTCCAATAAGCGACCTTATCGATCAACTGAACAAACTGCCCGGTATCGGTCCGAAGTCGGCTCAAAGGCTGGCCTTCTATCTTCTGAAAGTCAGCCGGGACGACGCCGAGGGGCTGGCTGAGGCAATCGTCCACCTGAAAGACAAGGTAAAATTTTGTCCGGTGTGTTTCAACATGACCGACGAGCCTTTGTGCGAATACTGCCGGGATAGCCGCCGGGACGATAGCTTAATCTGTGTCGTCGAGGAACCGAGGGATATCGTGGCGATGGAACGGACCGGTGAATTTCACGGCCGGTATCACGTTCTGGGAGCGGCGATTTCTCCGATTGACGGTATCGGGCCGGAGGACCTGAGAATAAAAGAGCTGCTCAAAAGGCTTGAGGACGGCAAAGTCAAAGAGATTATCATCGCTACCAATCCTAATATCGAAGGAGAAGCGACAGCGATGTACCTGACCAAACTCATCCGACCGCTGGACATAACTGTTACCCGTCTGGCCAGCGGGTTGCCTGTCGGCGGCGATTTGGAATATGCTGATGAAGTTACGCTCGGTTCGGCTCTCCGCGGCCGGCGCGAGATGCCGGAATAA